In Chanodichthys erythropterus isolate Z2021 chromosome 11, ASM2448905v1, whole genome shotgun sequence, a single window of DNA contains:
- the LOC137029961 gene encoding histone H2A-like produces the protein MSGRGKTGGKARAKAKSRSSRAGLQFPVGRVHRLLRKGNYAQRVGAGAPVYLAAVLEYLTAEILELAGNAARDNKKTRIIPRHLQLAVRNDEELNKLLGGVTIAQGGVLPNIQAVLLPKKTEKPAKTK, from the coding sequence ATGAGTGGACGAGGAAAAACCGGTGGAAAAGCTCGCGCCAAAGCCAAGAGTCGCTCTTCCAGGGCGGGACTGCAGTTCCCCGTCGGCCGTGTTCACAGGCTTCTCCGCAAAGGCAACTATGCCCAGCGTGTTGGTGCTGGTGCTCCGGTTTATTTGGCCGCTGTGCTCGAGTATCTCACTGCTGAGATCCTGGAGTTGGCTGGAAACGCCGCTCGCGACAACAAGAAGACACGTATCATTCCTCGTCACCTGCAGCTGGCGGTGCGCAATGACGAGGAGTTGAACAAGCTTCTGGGTGGTGTGACCATCGCTCAGGGTGGTGTGCTGCCCAACATTCAGGCCGTGCTGCTGCCCAAGAAAACCGAGAAGCCAGCAAAGACCAAATAA